A window from Drosophila subobscura isolate 14011-0131.10 chromosome O, UCBerk_Dsub_1.0, whole genome shotgun sequence encodes these proteins:
- the LOC117897302 gene encoding glycine dehydrogenase (decarboxylating), mitochondrial — MQRFLGTSSRSLLLRCQHRYLATTPVEEVLFPTKSDFPSRHIGPRKTDVVAMLDTLGYKSLAELTEKAVPKSIQLKRDLNLDKPLNEHELIRRIRDISLKNQLWRSYIGMGYHNCHVPHTILRNMFENPGWTTQYTPYQPEIAQGRLESLLNYQTLVSDLTGLDVANASLLDEGTAAAEAMCLSTRHNKRKKLYLSNRVHPQTLAVVQTRAEALELEIEVGPIEQADLPSRELAGILLQYPDTHGDVKDFEDIASLAKKNGTLVVVATDLLSLTLLRPPAEFGADIAIGTSQRLGVPLGYGGPHAGFFACKQSLVRLMPGRMIGVTRDMDGNDAYRLALQTREQHIRRDKATSNICTAQALLANMSAMYAIYHGPEGLKAMANRIHHFTLTLQTGLQQVGHEVINKNFFDTLHVKLSGSLSVEDLKERAEHKRINLRYLDDGTVGVALDETVSVEDVDDLLWVFKAETTVEHLLARRDVLKNSIESSKFLRTSPYLQHPIFHSYHSESRMVRYMKKLENKDISLVHSMIPLGSCTMKLNATTEMMPCSFRHFTDIHPFAPVDQAQGFHQMFNELERDLCEITGYDRISFQPNSGAQGEYAGLRAIRSYHEHRKEGHRNICLIPISAHGTNPASAQMAGMKVEPIRILSNGSIDMAHLRAKAEEHAHELSCLMITYPSTMGVFEETVAEICTLIHKHGGQVYLDGANMNAQVGLCRPGDYGSDVSHLNLHKTFCIPHGGGGPGMGPIGVKAHLAPYLPGHPVISPLSSEEHSFGVVSAAPFGSSAILPISWSYIKLMGSRGLKRATQVAILNANYMSKRLEQHYKTLYKSPSSELVAHEFILDIRDLKKSANIEAVDVAKRLMDYGFHAPTMSWPVAGTLMIEPTESEDKEELDRFCDAMISIREEIAEIEAGRMDRAVNPLKMSPHTQSQVISDKWDRPYTREQAAFPALFVKPDAKIWPTVGRIDDAYGDKHLVCTCPPILPDL; from the exons ATGCAACGATTTTTGGGAacgagcagccgcagcctgcTGCTTAGGTGCCAGCATCGCTATCTGGCCACCACACCCGTGGAGGAGGTGCTCTTTCCCACAAAGTCCGACTTTCCCAGTCGCCACATTGGTCCACGCAAGACGGATGTGGTGGCCATGCTGGACACACTCGGCTACAAG TCGCTGGCTGAACTTACCGAGAAGGCCGTGCCGAAGAGCATCCAGCTGAAGAGGGACCTGAATCTGGACAAACCCCTAA ACGAGCACGAGCTGATCCGCCGCATACGCGACATCTCGCTGAAGAACCAGCTGTGGCGCTCCTACATCGGCATGGGCTACCACAACTGCCATGTCCCGCACACCATTCTCCGCAACATGTTCGAGAATCCGGGCTGGACCACCCAGTACACACCCTACCAGCCGGAGATCGCCCAGGGCCGTCTCGAGTCGCTGCTCAACTATCAGACTCTGGTCTCGGACCTCACCGGCCTGGATGTGGCCAATGCCTCGCTGCTGGACGAGGGCACCGCCGCTGCCGAGGCCATGTGCCTGTCCACGCGCCACAACAAGCGGAAGAAGCTCTACCTCTCCAATCGCGTTCATCCACAGACTTTGGCAGTTGTCCAGACACGAGCTGAAGCTCTCGAGCTGGAGATTGAGGTGGGTCCCATTGAGCAGGCGGATCTGCCGAGTCGAGAGCTGGCTGGCATCCTCCTGCAGTATCCAGACACCCATGGCGATGTCAAGGACTTTGAGGATATTGCTTCCCTGGCAAAGAAGAACGGG ACCCTCGTTGTGGTGGCCACAGATCTGCTGTCGCTCACTCTGCTCCGACCACCGGCTGAATTTGGGGCCGACATAGCCATCGGCACCTCTCAGCGTCTGGGCGTGCCCCTGGGCTATGGCGGTCCCCATGCTGGTTTCTTTGCCTGCAAGCAGAGCCTCGTGCGGCTGATGCCGGGTCGAATGATTGGTGTCACCCGCGACATGGACGGCAACGATGCCTACCGCCTGGCACTGCAGACCAGGGAGCAGCACATCCGGCGGGACAAGGCCACCAGCAACATTTGCACGGCTCAGGCACTGCTGGCGAATATGTCGGCCATGTATGCCATCTACCACGGGCCGGAGGGCCTCAAGGCCATGGCCAATCGCATCCATCACTTCACCCTGACCCTGCAGACGGGTCTGCAGCAGGTCGGCCACGAGGTGATCAACAAGAACTTCTTCGACACGCTCCATGTGAAGCTCTCCGGCAGTCTGTCTGTCGAGGATCTCAAAGAGCGCGCCGAACACAAGCGGATTAATCTGCGTTACTTGGATGATGGAACAGTCGGTGTGGCCCTCGATGAGACAGTCAGTGTGGAGGATGTGGACGATCTTCTGTGGGTGTTCAAAGCAGAGACAACGGTGGAGCACCTGCTCGCCCGCCGCGATGTTCTGAAGAACTCCATCGAGAGCTCAAAGTTCCTGCGTACTTCGCCCTACCTGCAGCATCCCATCTTCCACAGCTATCACAG TGAATCCCGAATGGTGCGCTACATGAAGAAGCTGGAGAACAAGGACATCTCGCTGGTGCATTCGATGATACCGCTCGGCTCGTGCACCATGAAGCTGAACGCCACCACGGAGATGATGCCCTGCTCCTTCCGCCACTTTACCGACATTCATCCGTTCGCTCCGGTGGATCAGGCCCAAGGCTTTCATCAGATGTTCAACGAACTGGAGCGGGATCTGTGCGAGATCACTGGCTACGACAGAATCTCCTTCCAGCCGAACTCCGGGGCACAGGGCGAGTACGCCGGCCTGCGTGCCATTCGCAGCTATCATGAGCACCGCAAAGAGGGACACCGCAATATCTGTCTGATTCCCATCTCCGCTCATGGCACGAATCCTGCCTCAGCGCAGATGGCGGGCATGAAGGTGGAGCCCATACGCATCCTGTCAAACGGCTCCATTGATATGGCCCATTTGCGGGCCAAGGCCGAGGAGCACGCCCACGAGCTGTCCTGCCTGATGATCACCTACCCCTCGACAATGGGAGTGTTCGAGGAGACAGTGGCGGAGATCTGCACCTTGATCCACAAGCACGGCGGACAGGTCTACCTCGATGGAGCGAATATGAATGCGCAGGTCGGCCTGTGCCGGCCCGGCGACTATGGCAGCGACGTTTCCCATTTAAATCTGCACAAAACCTTCTGCATTCCCCATGGAGGCGGCGGTCCTGGCATGGGTCCTATTGGCGTGAAGGCCCACCTGGCGCCCTATCTGCCCGGCCATCCCGTGATCAGCCCGCTGAGCAGCGAGGAGCACAGCTTCGGGGTTGTCTCCGCGGCTCCGTTTGGCAGCTCTGCCATCCTTCCCATTTCCTGGTCCTACATCAAGCTGATGGGCAGCCGGGGTCTGAAACGGGCCACCCAGGTGGCCATTCTCAATGCTAACTACATGTCCAAGCGCCTCGAGCAGCACTACAAGACGCTCTACAAGTCTCCCAGCTCGGAGCTGGTGGCCCACGAGTTCATTCTGGACATTCGCGACCTGAAAAAGTCGGCCAACATCGAGGCCGTGGACGTGGCCAAGCGGCTGATGGACTACGGCTTCCATGCCCCGACCATGTCCTGGCCCGTTGCCGGCACCCTGATGATCGAGCCAACCGAGTCCGAGGACAAGGAGGAGCTGGATCGCTTCTGTGATGCCATGATATCCATTCGCGAGGAGATTGCCGAGATCGAAGCCGGCCGCATGGACAGAGCTGTCAATCCCCTGAAGATGTCGCCCCACACCCAATCCCAGGTGATCTCCGACAAATGGGATAGACCGTACACACGCGAACAGGCTGCCTTCCCAGCG CTCTTTGTTAAGCCCGATGCAAAGATTTGGCCCACGGTGGGAAGAATCGATGATGCCTATGGCGACAAGCATTTGGTGTGCACTTGTCCGCCCATATTGCCCGATCTTTGA
- the LOC117897837 gene encoding ruvB-like helicase 1: MKIEEVKSTVRTQRIAAHSHVKGLGLDEAGTALQSAAGLVGQKAAREAAGIVVDLIKSKKMAGRALLLAGPPGTGKTAIALAIAQELGNKVPFCPMVGSEVFSNEIKKTEVLMENFRRSIGLRIRETKEVYEGEVTELTPVETENPMGGYGKTISNVVVGLKTAKGTKQLKLDPSIFDALQKEKVEVGDVIYIEANSGAVKRQGRSDTFATEFDLETEEYVPLPKGDVHKKKEVIQDVTLHDLDVANARPQGGQDVLSMMGQLMKPKKTEITDKLRMEINKVVNKYIDQGIAELVPGVLFIDEIHMLDLETFTYLHKSLESPIAPIVIFATNRGRCVIRGTTDIVSPHGIPLDLLDRLLIIRTLLYSTSDMEQIIKLRAQTEGLQLEDPAFARLSEIGTNSTLRYAVQLLTPAHQMCKVNGRTQITKDDIEDVHSLFLDAKRSSKHLSEKNNKFML; the protein is encoded by the exons atgaaaatcgagGAAGTAAAGAGCACTGTGCGCACACAGCGCATTGCAGCCCACAGCCACGTGAAGGGCCTCGGCCTGGATGAGGCCGGCACTGCCTTGCAGAGCGCCGCTGGACTGGTGGGCCAGAAGGCTGCCCGCGAGGCGGCTGGCATAGTCGTGGACCTGATCAAGTCCAAGAAGATGGCTGGACGTGCTCTACTGCTGGCCGGGCCACCCGGCACCGGAAAGACCGCCATTGCCCTGGCCATAGCCCAGGAGCTGGGAAACAAGGTTCCCTTCTGTCCGATGGTGGGCTCCGAGGTGTTCAGCAATGAGATCAAGAAGACGGAGGTGCTAATGGAGAACTTCCGCCGCTCCATTGGCCTGCGCATTCGCGAGACCAAGGAGGTCTACGAGGGCGAGGTGACGGAGCTGACCCCCGTGGAGACGGAGAATCCAATGGGCGGCTACGGCAAGACCATCAGCAACGTAGTGGTTGGCCTCAAGACTGCCAAGGGCAccaagcagctgaagctggaccCCAGCATCTTCGATGCCctgcagaaggagaaggtTGAGGTGGGCGATGTCATCTACATTGAGGCCAATAGCGGTGCCGTGAAGCGTCAGGGACGCAGCGACACATTTGCCACAGAGTTTGACCTCGAGACCGAGGAGTATGTGCCCCTGCCCAAGGGCGATGTCCACAAGAAGAAGGAGGTCATACAGGATGTGACCCTGCACGATTTGGATGTGGCCAATGCCCGTCCCCAGGGCGGCCAGGATGTGCTCTCAATGATGGGGCAGCTAATGAAGCCCAAGAAGACCGAAATTACAG ATAAGTTGCGCATGGAGATCAACAAGGTGGTCAACAAATACATCGATCAGGGCATTGCCGAGCTGGTGCCTGGAGTTCTGTTCATCGATGAGATTCACATGCTGGATCTGGAGACGTTCACCTATCTGCACAAGTCCCTGGAGTCGCCGATTGCGCCCATTGTGATCTTTGCCACCAATCGTGGTCGCTGCGTCATTCG TGGCACCACCGACATTGTCTCGCCCCATGGCATTCCCTTGGATCTGCTCGATCGCCTGCTGATCATCCGCACTCTGCTCTACTCCACCTCGGACATGGAACAGATCATCAAGTTACGCGCCCAGACCGAgggcctgcagctggaggaccCGGCCTTTGCACGCCTCAGCGAGATTGGAACCAACTCGACACTGCGCTATGCCGTTCAGCTGCTGACGCCGGCCCATCAGATGTGCAAGGTTAATGGACGCACTCAGATCACCAAGGACGACATTGAGGACGTGCACTCGCTGTTCCTCGATGCCAAGCGCTCATCGAAGCACCTTTCCGAAAAGAATAATAAGTTTATGTTGTAA